From one Pseudomonas sp. S35 genomic stretch:
- the gcvT gene encoding glycine cleavage system aminomethyltransferase GcvT: protein MGQRTPLYDLHLALGAKMVDFGGWDMPLHYGSQVEEHHQVRRDCGVFDVSHMTVIDVTGSQAKEWLQHLLANDVERLQGCGRALYSAMLNERGGVVDDMIVYRTEAGYRLVVNAATRDQDMAWMQAQLGSYRVQLHERPELAMLAIQGPHARQKIAELVTQSRGTLIHQLKPFEGQADGDWFIARTGYTGEDGLEIVLPADQAPGFFNDLVGAGISPIGLGARDTLRLEAGMNLYGQDIHQDVSPLAANMAWSIAWEPAERDFIGRTALEAELAAGVQFKLVGLVLEERGVLRAHQVVRIANVGEGEITSGSFSPTLSKSIALARVPTATADRAEVEIRGKWYPVRVVKPTFVRHGKTLI, encoded by the coding sequence ATGGGACAGCGTACGCCTCTGTATGACCTGCATCTCGCCCTCGGCGCGAAAATGGTCGATTTTGGCGGTTGGGATATGCCTTTGCACTACGGCTCGCAAGTTGAAGAACACCATCAGGTGCGACGCGACTGCGGGGTGTTCGATGTATCTCATATGACCGTGATCGATGTCACCGGCTCCCAGGCCAAGGAATGGCTCCAGCACTTGTTGGCCAATGACGTCGAACGTTTGCAGGGCTGTGGCCGTGCGTTGTACAGCGCCATGCTCAACGAGCGTGGCGGCGTGGTGGACGACATGATTGTCTATCGCACCGAAGCCGGGTACCGGCTGGTAGTCAACGCCGCCACCCGTGACCAGGACATGGCCTGGATGCAGGCGCAACTGGGCAGCTACCGCGTGCAACTGCATGAGCGCCCCGAGTTGGCCATGCTCGCCATCCAAGGCCCCCATGCGCGGCAGAAGATTGCCGAGTTGGTCACCCAGTCGCGCGGCACCCTGATCCACCAGCTCAAGCCTTTTGAAGGCCAGGCCGATGGCGATTGGTTTATCGCCCGCACGGGTTACACCGGTGAAGATGGCTTGGAAATTGTCCTGCCCGCCGATCAGGCGCCCGGTTTTTTCAACGATCTGGTGGGGGCGGGTATTTCACCCATCGGCCTCGGCGCACGGGACACCCTGCGTTTGGAAGCTGGCATGAACCTGTACGGCCAGGATATCCATCAGGACGTTTCGCCCTTGGCGGCCAACATGGCCTGGAGCATCGCCTGGGAACCTGCCGAGCGCGACTTCATCGGCCGCACGGCGCTGGAAGCCGAACTGGCCGCCGGTGTGCAGTTCAAACTGGTCGGGTTGGTACTGGAAGAACGTGGGGTTTTACGCGCTCATCAAGTGGTTCGTATCGCCAATGTTGGCGAAGGGGAGATCACCAGTGGTAGTTTCTCTCCTACGCTGAGCAAATCCATTGCCCTGGCGCGTGTACCGACGGCGACAGCCGATCGGGCCGAAGTGGAAATCCGCGGCAAGTGGTACCCGGTT